A single Triticum dicoccoides isolate Atlit2015 ecotype Zavitan chromosome 2A, WEW_v2.0, whole genome shotgun sequence DNA region contains:
- the LOC119353763 gene encoding GEM-like protein 1, translated as MDSKPEAPPSEGAAYPRMSPEDLAPPRPPVVAPAGSNPYVLSSPSSGPPAKSTKENLREMFGSVGKRFSEAARKTEGIAGDVWQHLKTGPSITDAAMGRIAQVSKVISEGGYDKIFQQTFECLPDEKLKKAYACYLSTSHGPIMGVLYVSTAKLAFCSDSPVAYVTEDNKTESAIYKIVVPVPHLRSVTPTASQQNPAERYIQVVSVDNHDFWFMGFVNYDSAVKCLQDAARGGA; from the exons ATGGATTCCAAGCCCGAAGCCCCGCCGTCGGAGGGCGCGGCGTACCCGCGCATGTCCCCGGAGGACCtcgcgccgccgcggccgccggtcgtggcgcccgcgggctccaacccCTACGTGCTGTCCTCGCCCTCCTCCGGGCCGCCCGCCAAGA GCACCAAGGAGAATCTGAGGGAGATGTTCGGCTCGGTGGGGAAGAGGTTCAGCGAGGCCGCGCGCAAGACCGAGGGCATCGCCGGCGATGTCTGGCAGCACT TGAAAACCGGGCCGAGCATTACGGATGCTGCAATGGGGAGGATCGCTCAGGTATCCAAGGTCATATCGGAAGGAGGGTACGACAAGATATTCCAGCAGACGTTCGAGTGCTTGCCTGATGAGAAGCTCAAGAAGGCGTACGCGTGCTACCTCTCGACCTCTCATGGTCCGATAATGGGCGTCTTGTACGTCTCCACCGCCAAGCTTGCATTCTGTAGCGACAGCCCCGTGGCATATGTCACTGAGGATAATAAGACCGAGTCCGCCATTTACAAG ATAGTTGTACCTGTACCTCACCTGAGATCAGTCACTCCTACCGCAAGTCAACAGAACCCTGCGGAGAGGTACATCCAGGTCGTTTCTGTCGATAACCATGACTTCTGGTTCATGGGCTTCGTGAACTATGACAGCGCTGTGAAGTGTCTCCAGGATGCTGCTCGTGGTGGCGCCTAG